The genomic stretch ataataaagtaaaaattaaaataaatattaaaaggTTCAATTAGTATTTCAAATACGTGTTCATCAATAATTCTcgacaaaataataaaattcttatCTAACAATGCATAACAAAATAGTAATTAATATTTGTAAAAAAGATGTCAATCTACTTGCATATTTTATATCCATACTTGACTTGTCCCATATGCTAAATCTGCAAATAATACAcaacaaaaaaataagtaacttattattaaaactaaaaaattataataatagaatttttttatgatattaaatacataaatataaaagtaaTAAATAGCTTGCCTCAGATTTCATTCATGCAAGACACAAAATCACTAAATACCAAATAcataaattactaaattaaaacaGAGTTGATGTGTGAAGAgagaatagaaaatagaaaagaagcTTCAAGATTCTGCTATGTGCAAAGAGAGATCTCAATCTTCTATTTTTGCCACTGACTAAACTAACTTCTATATAAATATGGAGCTAACTAACAAAGAGATATATTACAAATTCAAACTTCATAATAACTCGGTATATTCAAGGTTTTTTTGCAGAAGAAAAAAGAACCAGAAGCTAACCATTACCTCGTCAGTTGCATCTTCCCTTTCAGATGCATCGCTTTTAGCAGCTTCACAGCTCtcatattttcctttgttttcatgttcttcatcctggttatttaaccaaagcATGGTGTCACTTTGTACGAATAAAGCAACAATCTTATATCAACATTGAAAAACACAGAAATGAACTCAGATGAGCAGAAAAAACACAGGCAAGCTGCTCGACTGTTTCTGTACTAAATATTAGATGTAttcattatttaaatttaatttctaaaatataGTTAGCATAGTGAGAAGTTCACACATATCTACTTTTCACCATCTATTATGTCAAAATTATCCTTTTTATATACCTGAAAAAGGATTGATTCATTCAGGTCCGAGTcaacttcactatgagtttatTTCAGCCTCTGCTCCACCTTCAATGAACTGCACATAAATTTGAAGAACATTAAGAAACAATCAAAAGCATGACAAATTGACACTCATGcgtataaataaattaaattgaactaatcaataaaatttcaaatataattCAGTACCtcaaaaacataattaaatagaaaaataattctaaacTATTCACAATAATacataacatataaaaatatatatatacggGCTGTATCAAATACTCACTTATCAATAAATGGTTTGCTAAGGTCCCTATTAAGATTCCCTGAGCCGAGACATGGATTAATGCATTGGACGTAGTATCAACTATTCATATTCATAGTCAGTAGTATATATTGGCACATAGGACATATCTAGAatgtttctttccttttggagattagaaaattgaaaacaaaaccTTCAACTTATCGAAAACAATCAAATGCTCCAAAAAAAACATAGTTTAGTGTCTTGGGTAGTTTTAGCATCAATTGCTATAACTCTTGCCTTCTGAGAACTAAAGTGGTGATCACCAACTGTGAATGAAGGACACAGATGATTGTTTTATAAGAATGAGACAAATGGCAGGACACAAACTCATGATGACAAAAATGAATGTCATATAGATTAAGAGCTAGATCATTTTCCAATAAAAAGAACCAAAAAATGCAGAGTACAAAACCATAGTCTTGTTTCCTTGTATCAAATCAAGTACCTTTACAAAGTTTTTAGTCCATACTTAAGACCCTTGGAACTTGAATATACGGCTCCTCATAGCTTGGAATGGCACCAATCATCACATCCCTGTAAACCAACACATTTGAATCAATAGTTTTTCAACTATGTCCAATTGAAACATAATGATTAATGGATAACTTCATTTTCACCTGTGCTCAAATGTTAGAATCACTAGACTATtatcaaaatacaaaaatgCAGGTATATAATAATGTATATAACAGATACCGTAGCGTAATCATTGGCTATAAGATGAGCCGAAAGCAATCCTCCAAGAACTCTGATTGTCGTCTCAAACAAAGAAATAGTTTTGTTCTGTAACATAccaaaaagtaattaaattcaTCCTTAACTCCAAATTGAGTACAGAAACTTAAAATTCAGCTGCTTAGCCATTCACTCACAATATCAAAGCGAATATTTTTACCAATCCATTCAACGGAAGCGGCAAAGCGGTCATGGTCACCGAGTAGAGCCAAAGTGTCCAAAGAATCAATCTAATAGCACCTATCACAATTATCATCAAAATTATCTTATAATTAATGaatgaattaattaattttggtgattttacttaaataatataatttagtaAAGCCACTAGCAGCAATTAAGTAATGGGGCATattcctaataaatttaaaaaattatgaagagGCCTACTCCTTGTAAGTTCCCATCATTTCCAATTCTTAATCATTGGTATTCCTGTAAATTGGAACCTCCATTAAACCAAATCACAGAAGCTGTCACCTAAGGTTTGAAGCTCTATGAACAACGATAGGGTTTTGCTAATATCAACAATCtgccaaaattcaaataaaaaatcacTAAAGCATCACATTTTTCACAATTGCAACAATTCAATTGGCTCCACATTTATGTTTTGATCACTAATATGAATTCAAGTATACTGAGAGTTGAAGAACTTGGCAAGAAACTCTTCTGAACTTTgctgaatctatccatctcttcctccataaaaaaataagttactTACATCCTGAAGCATCAAATAAAAAGAATAGCTACCTCTTGGCATTCTATAAAGCCTGTGCTGTCCAAATCATAGAGCTTAAATGAAACTGCAAGAGAATTGCAAAGCCTGTGCTGTCCAAATTATAGATCTGCATGCAGTAAAATTCTAATGTCAAAAGGACATCCAATTAATTGAAATGACTAGTACTTGGAGATACCATGAAAAACAATGAAATTTATTACTAAGTAGCAACTAGCGAAGACAAAAACACTGATTTCTATATGAAAATTTAAACATAGAAATGCATGTGCTTTTATATCTAAACAAATACTGACCTCTAACTAAATGGGGAGATTACAATGCAATGATGAGGTACCCAGGTTTTCTAATTACACTTAATTCAAATGGACTTCCCCCCTTAAACTAAATCAATAAGGCACAAACACACATATGATATATAACGAACATAAATACAAAGTTATGCAATGCATGTCTGTATTGTGTATAGTTCATCAAAGTTGTGGAGGCACATGTGCAATGTGTAGCTTAGCTTTATGAACCATTTTTAGGTTAATTTCTATTAACATACATGGCTTACTTCTCGCCCCAATCTGTCCATACATATtatttagtagtagatgaatcaCATGCCCACCAATTaatgttttaaattaaataattacaaTTACTAATGGCTTAAATTAAAGGAGTATCTATCTATGCATGTGCAATCTCAGGAAGAGCAAAAAACAAATGCAGGCACGGAACATTCTAATTTGTACCAATACCTTATATTTAAATGGGAGACACAATTTAGCTAAAAAAGGAAACAGAACAAGACTTGACCCTACAACTACTTagctaataaaataatatatagattACAAAATACTAAACAACAGCATATATGTAAATTTCAAACTGATCAATGATCACATTGAGTAGCCTTCAGGTTGaagttaaattattttttataagttaaaGTAGTAAAACAAGTTTTTCATTGAAATAGCTATTGCACACAAAATCCATCAAGCAGCCAAACCATTGTTTACAACTTTACAAGATAAAACCATTGAAATAGCTATTGCACTCAAAAACCATCAAATGTTTAAGCACTTGAGGTAGCTGTAGCCAAGACAAAGCTTCCAAGAATTCCCCAAATATTGTAGCTATGAAAGCAAACCTAATTTGCAAAGAGAGAAGCAGAAAAAAAGAAGTGAACGTAATTGGAAGCATGGCGAAAAACTTAGCGCTAACTCAATTAAACTGAAGGAATTCCCAGCCAACTCCAACATCTACAATAACAATGAATCCACTGTTAAATTCCCAAATTGAGATTTCACCAACAATAATTAAATTCCAATCCCTAAAATTGCCATCATTCAGTGATTAAAGCAGCAACAGATAAATATATCATAACAATGAAACATTGTAGCGATTTTACAAGACCATAATTAATTAAGCAGTAGGCAATGAACAGATAGTGACGCGAGGAGGGACGAACCCAACGGCGAGGTGAGGCGAGCAGTGACGAACACGACAGAGACGCCAACAGCGATGCCAGCAATGAGGAACACAGGCAATGACAGGGAAATCGAATAGAGAAGAGTAAATCACGAGCAGTGACAAGGAATGCGAAGAGAAAAGAGTAAATCTCAcatcaatcaaaattcaaagtGGTTGGAGTAGTTTTGTTATTTCAACAATTCAACCAAATTAACCACTAGTAAGTAAAATTTGAGAGAAATTTTTGTCATACCTGAGAAATTTGAGAGGAAGATGTGAACAACACCACGGCGGAGCAAAGTGAGTGTTTCAGAATGACACGAGCTGAAGATCGAACATGGCGGAGCAGAGCAGAACACGATGCGAGAAGAAGCACATGACACGAGCAGAGCAGAATGCGATGCAAGCATAACACGACGTGAGCAGAGCAGTGAAGAACACCACGACGGCGAGAGAGAGGAACGCAGAACGCGAGTCAATAtcgtgaaattggggaaattgaGCTAGGGTTGCGGTTAGGATTTTGATTCTAAAATGGTATGAATTGAGTTGTGTTTCTAAGTGTACTTGACATGTTAGTAAGGAAGGTGATGAATTCATTATTGCTCGTGTTTCCTTTCTTGTTTTTGGTTTAGGAGGGAAAGTAAATTCTATTAAAATATTTGGAGGGGATTAAAAtatgatgaaaaatatttaagcAACGGTTACCACCACAAGTTTATTATATATCTTTAAAGGCAACTCTTATAAAGTGTAATATATGAATATTATAAATGTTGTTTTTTTGATTCACTAAAGCAACGTTTTTTTATATGTTCTTTAAATTGATCAAAGAGAACACTTATTAATAAAGAGTTGTAATAGTCTTATTTTTTTGCAATAAATTTTAAGTGTTgttttttactattataaaCAACATTTTTTAAGTGTTGTTTATAGCATATGTTGCAATAGCTTAAAAATGTTGTAGTGTATTGCTGGGTTATGTTGTTAAGTTGCTTTAGTACTGTTCCGTAagtttttaaaactttttttctTGCAAACTTCGTAACAAGTTAATAGGCCCGATAAACAATGAAATGAAGTTTTTGCAGTAAAATAGAGtaaattatcaaattagttcttaaaagattatttattttttaaattaatttttgaaaaatttttttaattaaattaattatttaaatattttaaattagttatgttaatttttttgttattttgtttattgATCGTATTAAAATTGACTAATGTGACTAATTAAATGATACTTCAATACATATttgcaaattttaattcactattaatattattaatttgtaaaattagattaaatcaaaatttaattgaaGGAAGAACTTAAGACATTAGAATCTCTCAATTTGAGGTtaatttgatctaatttcataaaataatcatattaatagttaattaaaatttttaagtatgTGTTGGAACATCACTTAACGTATCACGTTAGTAAATTTTGACACAATTAACAAACAAAGTAATGAAATGACTAACATGGctaatttaaaatattcaaatagtgaatttgattaaataaatctttcaaatgactaatttaaaaaatgaataatctTTTTAAGGATTAATTTGACTATTTACTCAATAAAATATGCCATTTCAATAACATTTGAAGTAAAATATACAGAAAACCAAATTCACATATAACCCCGCCCAATAACAAAATTTGTAGCAAAATttgcataaaataaaatttgtaacTAATTTTGTAAGAAATTTTTACAgcaaaatttagaaaaattaaaatttacaacTAACTTTGCAATAAAAATTTGTAGTTAAAACCATAATAACGAAATTTGCAGCTAattctttaataaaatttttgtagCAAATTTGCAGCAATGCAATTCGCAacaaaatttgtaaaaaaaaagtttattcaCAGCTAAATTTGTAGGAAACAAATAGGTAGAAAAACATGacaagaaataaaatttttcaagaaCATCTATAGCAAACACTTTGCATCTAAATTCACAACAACTTGCCTGTTTTTAACAAAATCCACATAATAAGACTGGGATTTGCAGCTAATTTCGTAATAAAAATTTGCAATTAAATTCGCAAATTTTGTTGCTGTGATCGTGAATATGACAATGTCCAAACATGTTGCCAAATTATCTATAAATTTTGCTGCGAATATTtgtatgaaaattttttttacagcAGAAATTTGTAAGTATGTAATATTTATCGTCTTATGCTATAAAATTAGTTGTAAAagttttacaattttttttcgaTTGATAAATGTGTAACAAATTactgaaaaaaaaatcacagataaaaatcataataattaacGCTCTTTATCCTCACAAAATCACTTCAATTctcaaatttttaaatgtttGAAAATTATACAATCCTTGGAAAATACAGAAATCTCTCTCTCCATCTCCTTTCAATTTGAAGCGCAACAGTACCTTACCTTAAAATTTTAGTTGCAATCAAAAGTTAATCATATTAATGTACATTtccaatcaaaattcaatcgcAACAACACAATAAGAATTCAAGTTGAATATATATTAGTTCGCAACTGAAATTGCAACTAAAATCACGAACACATTCACATTCAGATTGCAATCGTAATTATACataattaactaattttgaattaaacttttttacttttttgttaaagtgatctcttatttttaaatcatttctaattttattcaaCCATCAAATAATTGAAggacaaaaatattcaatatgATACCAACTGAAAAAAGCAAAATAtaagaaataaattaagataAATATAAGCGATTCAAAAAAAGACTATTCATAATTAACTCTCAATAAAAAACAGTGAAAAACTTATTATACCAATCATTGCCTCCCAAAAGAGAACTAACAAACAATCAAACCGACACATTATAAATTAATCTCATAGCTAGAGAAACTAAAACTCTTCtttaagggaaaaaaaaaactaaaatgttTATTATTTTCCCTAGTTTTCAATATCGGTAGGAAATTCATTAATCTCATTTGTCCACAAATTTTTCTCATCTTTTGGATCAATAGTTCTAAGTGCACACCAAACAGCACTATTACACTTGAATCCAGATCCAAACGCAATTTGCCAAATGCGATTTCCTTTTTTAATCCTTCCTTTGGCTTCACAATATGCCAGCTCATACCAAACTGAACTGCTTGACGTATTCCCATATCTATATAGAGACATTCTAGAAGGTTCCATATGCCAATCACTTAGTTCAAGCGTTTTTTGCATTTCATCTTGAACCGCTTTTCCACCGGTGTGAATACAAAAGTGCTCAAAAGCTAACTTAAAATCCGGAGTGTAACACTTAATAACCATTTTCTTGAAGGACTTTCTTGcaattaaatttaaaagaaacTTGAGTTGTTCCATTCGGGGCAAAACATAAATTCCAAGAGTTGAGATATTAGCTTTAAGGGCTTGTCCAGCAGAACTCATAATATCTTTGGAGAGTGCAACACCGGTTATATTATCATCATCCTCTTTTTGCATTACACTGTTGTAGCAATAGTCTTGAGAACCTTTGTGTGTTCTAACAATGTGTTTGAGGTAATACTTGGAACGATTAGAATCAGAGTTAAGGTTTGAGAGTAAGACTGCAGCACCACCCATTCGAAAGAGGCAATTAGAGAGTAGCATCGAACGGTTGTTTCCTGTGTATGAACCTCCATTGATGTTTTCGGTGCTGATCACTAAGGCATAGGAATTGGGATGAACCTATACATACATTCATTTGAAATAATAGGTTAGACACCATTTATACTTAGACCAACGTTTTAAAACGTCTTTATTTAATTTCGTTTATTGAATAAATTGtcatatattaaatttttgacgtgtgatataaattaaaagtgttatttttattaaatagtgatattatgtttttaaaattgtgattttgactttaatattaaattttttaatttttttaaaatttatatttttaacaaaaattttattaggttattttatattttattattttttataattttataatattatttttctgttgtcattgtattattattttgatacttttttttcattttacaaattttacaattttttatgattttttaatatttttctttgatttttaaagatttatattttaatttattaattcttatTGTTAATTGTTCTATTTTTAGTCCAAtaattcatatttatttttgaatttttttaataaaagtataaaatttattgtgaaattgagattttaaaaaatattattttgtataaattcaaaaaatttagtattgtttgaattaatattagttagaattattaatataattatttttttcttaaatctttaattttatttataatttatatttttattattaatttatattttttaaaatttatttttttactgtaacctaataaacaattttaaaaaaatttatttatgcAATTTTTATATTAGTGGTGTCCTTTATACATACTAATGATTCAATTAAAACTTAACTGAATAatgaatattataaaatatatattttaaaaataattttattaaaaattataattttaagctTTTTCTTTGGTAAAAATAAACCAAATTAATAATTGACTTTTATACTAAAtctaattgattaattggtgaatAGTGATAAATTTTCAATTGAGTACCGTTAGAGAGCTAATGGTGTCCACTAAGAATCGAATTCTTAACCTTTTagatctaaaattttaataccatgtcatgataccactcatcctaAAAGTTTCAActgataaaaaaagataacactAATAGTTATATCTATAATACTTCCTAAACCTCTATTGTgcatattatataaatattctaTTGATTCCGTATACTTTCTCATGAATTATATACCATCATAAATTActcatatttaattttaagGCGATCAAAAATCTTATTATATTTAACTTTGAAATAATGATATTTactttataaataaaattaggcATTCCGCCTGTCACAAAAAAGGGGACAATGGTCCCTCCCAAgttttaaatttcttttataaattatatataaattttaatttaattttttttaaatatttattttattctcatttatattatgaaattaaattttggtCCTCTCTAAAATTGATCCTAGCTCCTCCGCCCTAGCATACATAAAGCATAGTACACTTTCTCGAAGTCACATAGGTCACAGCATATCATATTATGTATATAGTTTACTCTATTATGAAACGTATAGTCAAGTTAAGCCCATTAGTAGTCCATGCATAgcaaattaaagaaaataaacctcattttttatttgtagTTTCTAATTTGTTAGTCAACCATGTTAGCTGTTAgttgataaatataaattaaaattaactattaaaattaaatattaatataaaagatattaaatatattttaaaaataaattgaatacgtaaatttatataaatatatataataattaattttgatatacacagaatatttttttctctcaatATAGTATTAATAAACGGTAAACTCGAGAATAGAgacaaacaaaattcaaaaataataataacaacaatagaaaagagattttattttagagaaatACTTCTTatcctttaatttttttatttttaattaattttttaatttaaataatattatttaattaatttaaatattcactTTTATAagaagttatttattttttaattttttttaaaattgaataatataataatttttaaaaaaatacctaGTTGCActgattatttattttacaagtATGTTGAAATTGATGTACCTGTAAGAGTCTTTTGGCGAGATCAATGGCTACAAGTCCAGCACTACAACCCATGCCACTTAGATTATAagtcaaaatgtcatccttaaGCCTATAATGGTTCACAACCATTGAACTCAAAGATGGTGTTGTGTTCAACAAGCTACAATTTGTTACAATTATCCCTATCTCCTCTGCCTTCACTTTTGTCTTCCTCAAAACctcatcaatggcgccaaccATCACCGATTCTGTCTCTTTCGCCGCCTCCGCTAAGCAAATGTTTGGGGGGATCTCCAATAAAGCCTCCGGCATGTGAGTCCTCTGGCCGAGGCCGGACTTATCTAAAATCTTCCTTTGAAAATCCAAGCTCTCATCTTGGAATCTGCCTGTGGACTTTAGGCACTCAAGGAACATGTCTTTAGTGCACATGCATTTAGGGTTAGGTTTGTAGCATGCAAAATCCAGTAGATAAACGTGTCTTCTTCTTTTAGGGttcataataataatgatgatgacgATAATAATAAGGTGAAATGTGGTTAGCCACCACAATGAAAGTGGAATATTATGATGAGAGGTTTCTTGAATGAGAGTGGTGGGGGAGTttgaaaacataataaaaagaaCTAACAAGGCAAATAAAAATGGCACAAGAAAGATATTCATCACGATGAACTTTTGATATATATGTGGGATATACATAACTCTCACACAATTTATAGAAGCCGGTTTGTGCCTAAGTTGTTGAGATATTAGAGGTCGATAAACCCGGCTCGGTTCGACATGAAACCAAATACAACTATTGACCTAATAATTAAACCGGGCTATGTTTGGGCTTGGAATTACCGGGCTCGATCTAGTTAAGAAAGTAATTGTGAGTATATATCATTGGTGAGTGGTGACTTAGCTTGGTCCAACATGAATATATTGTTTTGAGTTTAATGAGTACGTACTTTAATATTTAATGATAGTAtacaattattttatattattaattaattatatttaagaattCGAATGACTTTTTAAATAGTACTAGAGAAAATTCTAAGTCAAAAAATAGGAGAAAACATTGATTATAACAATTAACTGTGACAGCACATAATtaaatgataataatttttttatggtattttCTAACTCGATAGGTCATAGATTGATCCATCGCGAATCTCAACTCTATTTAAGAGTTTGTTGTTGGCCAATAAATTGCTACATAAACAAGTTGAAATTCGAACCCTCGATATTTAATTAAACgaattaataaatttaactaCTAAATCAACCTAAATTGATTTCTTGATACTGATAATGTTAATAAATTAGAATactcaaattatttattttttcttcccTTGTCTTGGATTTAGACATGATACTTGCAAGTGATTAGTTTTTGTTTGATTGAACCACCGACATTTGAGTCTTATTATTAGACATTTAGATTTAGTGTTAGTTTCTATTGGTTTAtttaggagaaaaacaaaagtaatttttttaaataaaaatatttttattaagttttaaatat from Arachis stenosperma cultivar V10309 chromosome 9, arast.V10309.gnm1.PFL2, whole genome shotgun sequence encodes the following:
- the LOC130950033 gene encoding 3-ketoacyl-CoA synthase 20-like, translating into MNPKRRRHVYLLDFACYKPNPKCMCTKDMFLECLKSTGRFQDESLDFQRKILDKSGLGQRTHMPEALLEIPPNICLAEAAKETESVMVGAIDEVLRKTKVKAEEIGIIVTNCSLLNTTPSLSSMVVNHYRLKDDILTYNLSGMGCSAGLVAIDLAKRLLQVHPNSYALVISTENINGGSYTGNNRSMLLSNCLFRMGGAAVLLSNLNSDSNRSKYYLKHIVRTHKGSQDYCYNSVMQKEDDDNITGVALSKDIMSSAGQALKANISTLGIYVLPRMEQLKFLLNLIARKSFKKMVIKCYTPDFKLAFEHFCIHTGGKAVQDEMQKTLELSDWHMEPSRMSLYRYGNTSSSSVWYELAYCEAKGRIKKGNRIWQIAFGSGFKCNSAVWCALRTIDPKDEKNLWTNEINEFPTDIEN